Proteins encoded together in one Plectropomus leopardus isolate mb chromosome 19, YSFRI_Pleo_2.0, whole genome shotgun sequence window:
- the LOC121958845 gene encoding serine protease HTRA1B-like yields the protein MRLRFVLCVTALLACPYLITGSRIAKRFAIGCPEKCDKSQCAPIPADCLAGDVLDRCDCCPVCASGEGEQCGGTGDRECAEGMECVVTDGVEVSATVRRRGKAGMCVCTNSDPVCGSDGVSYRNVCELKRVSNRATKLQQPPVIFIQRGACGKAQQNPDSLRYKYNFIADVVEKIAPAVVHIELYRKMIFSKREVAVASGSGFVVSEDGLIVTNAHVVANKHRVKVELKSGATFDAKIKDVDEKADIALIKIDAPMKLPVLLLGRSADLRPGEFVVAIGSPFSLQNTVTTGIVSTTQRGGKELGLRNSDMDYIQTDAIINYGNSGGPLVNLDGEVIGINTLKVTAGISFAIPSDKIRQFLAESHDRQAKGKTLQKKKYIGVRMMSLTSTLAKELKERQSDFPDVTSGAYVIEVISRTPAENAGLQEGDVIISINGERITSASDVSSAIKRDETLRTVVRRGNEDVILTIVPEDIEP from the exons ATGCGTCTCCGGTTCGTCCTCTGCGTAACGGCGCTGCTCGCGTGCCCATACCTGATCACCGGGTCCCGGATAGCCAAACGCTTCGCCATCGGCTGCCCCGAGAAGTGCGACAAGTCCCAGTGCGCGCCGATCCCCGCGGACTGCCTGGCGGGAGACGTGCTGGACCGCTGCGACTGCTGCCCGGTGTGCGCGTCCGGCGAGGGCGAGCAGTGCGGCGGCACCGGGGACCGCGAGTGCGCCGAGGGGATGGAGTGCGTGGTGACCGACGGCGTGGAGGTGTCCGCCACCGTCAGGCGGAGGGGCAAGGCCGGGATGTGCGTGTGCACCAACTCCGACCCGGTGTGCGGCAGCGACGGCGTCTCCTACCGGAACGTCTGCGAGCTGAAGCGCGTCAGCAACCGGGCGACGAAGCTGCAGCAGCCGCCGGTGATTTTCATCCAGAGAGGAGCCTGCGGCAAAG CTCAGCAGAATCCCGACAGTCTTCGCTACAAATACAACTTCATCGCTGACGTGGTGGAGAAGATCGCGCCTGCTGTGGTTCATATTGAACTTTATCgcaa GATGATATTCTCAAAGCGGGAGGTGGCAGTCGCCAGCGGCTCTGGGTTTGTCGTGTCAGAGGACGGACTCATCGTCACCAACGCCCACGTGGTCGCCAACAAGCACCGAGTGAAG GTGGAGCTGAAGAGCGGAGCCACATTCGACGCCAAAATCAAAGATGTGGACGAGAAGGCCGACATCGCTCTGATCAAGATCGATGCACCG ATGAAGCTGCCGGTGCTGCTCCTCGGCCGGTCGGCGGACCTGCGTCCCGGCGAGTTCGTGGTCGCCATCGGCAGCCCGTTCTCCCTGCAGAACACCGTCACCACCGGCATCGTCAGCACCACCCAGAGAGGCGGCAAAGAGCTGGGCCTACGCAACTCCGACATGGACTACATCCAGACCGACGCCATCATCAAC TACGGCAACTCAGGAGGGCCACTCGTCAATCTG gaCGGAGAGGTGATCGGCATCAACACTCTGAAGGTCACAGCAGGAATCTCCTTCGCCATCCCGTCAGACAAGATCCGACAGTTTCTGGCAGAGTCACATGACCGACAGGCCAAAG GAAAAACGTTACAGAAGAAGAAATACATCGGCGTCAGAATGATGAGTCTCACTTCCAC ACTAGCGAAGGAGCTGAAGGAGAGGCAGTCCGACTTCCCCGATGTCACCTCGGGGGCTTACGTCATCGAGGTCATCAGCCGGACTCCAGCTGAGAA CGCCGGCCTGCAGGAGGGAGACgtcatcatcagcatcaacGGCGAGCGAATCACCTCAGCCAGCGACGTCAGCAGCGCCATAAAGCGGGACGAGACGCTGCGGACGGTGGTGAGGCGAGGCAACGAGGACGTCATCCTCACCATCGTCCCCGAGGACATCGAGCCGTGA
- the LOC121959364 gene encoding LOW QUALITY PROTEIN: ATPase PAAT-like (The sequence of the model RefSeq protein was modified relative to this genomic sequence to represent the inferred CDS: inserted 1 base in 1 codon): protein MVDIAVKSWVCQGHQLADILRPVHVKDGHEEELSHTEETNCGAPVLLEQTEEGTPCVLLLRCSXPTAISRLLVISEARTLEVYDEMGEYCGTVRGDRDDSVQTDSSDRGPFYRKQLILEQPSSACELKLLSLGGRSSVLVFRVVAALQPCGPRGAGGPGIDLQQVQSLVEDMGASLSPGAQSLMDMVHFQQKNQSGSLSGFLPLLMGGGVFSALTRRADVSSAVTEQRPPARSTPPLGSVRPAGEAPPAQNGATSDVSSVSSVSSVSSVSSVSSPELQLPAVNINNTTSGPMSHAQLAEMMSHLLKGQGPGEAPSCGPELLPVLQSLCGQVTKLRLDDAAALQENGMRNAAWELDSAMERRLEEMERRLKEHVDRRLDALEEKLERALLSALPHVALTQPAAASTGAPEQTAATAPAIH, encoded by the exons ATGGTGGACATCGCTGTGAAGAGCTGGGTGTGTCAGGGACATCAGCTGGCCGACATCCTGCGTCCCGTTCACGTCAAAGACGGTCATGAAGAGGAGCTCAGtcacacagaggagacaaactG CGGCGCCCCGGTGCTGCTGGAGCAGACGGAGGAGGGCACTCCTTGCGTCCTGTTGCTCCGCTGCA TCCCGACGGCCATCAGCCGCCTGCTGGTCATCAGCGAGGCCCGAACCCTGGAGGTGTACGACGAGATGGGAGAGTACTGCGGGACGGTACGGGGGGACAGAGACGACAGTGTCCAGACggacag CTCAGACAGAGGACCTTTCTACAGGAAACAGCTGATCCTGGAGCAGCCGTCCTCCGCCTGTGAGCTGAAG CTGCTCTCTCTGGGGGGCCGAAGCAGCGTCCTGGTGTTTCGTGTGGTGGCGGCTCTGCAGCCGTGCGGTCCCCGCGGCGCCGGCGGCCCCGGCATCGACCTGCAGCAGGTGCAGAGTCTGGTGGAGGACATGGGAGCGAGTCTTTCTCCGGGAGCCCAGAGCCTCATGGACATGGTGCACTTCCAGCAGAAG aacCAGAGCGGCTCTCTGAGCGGCTTCCTGCCGCTGCTGATGGGTGGAGGAGTTTTCTCCGCTCTGACTCGACGAGCCGACGTCTCTTCAGCCGTCACAGAGCAGCGCCCCCCGGCACGCTCCACG CCTCCGCTCGGCTCCGTCAGGCCTGCAGGCGAAGCTCCGCCGGCTCAGAACGGAGCGACGTCAGACGTCTCCTCCGTGTCCTCCGTCTCATCCGTGTCCTCCGTCTCATCCGTCTCCTCGCCGGAGCTGCAGCTTCCTGCCgtcaacatcaacaacacaa CGAGCGGCCCGATGAGCCACGCCCAGCTGGCGGAGATGATGTCACACCTCCTGAAGGGCCAGGGGCCCGGCGAGGCCCCGAGCTGCGGCCCTGAGCTGCTGCCCGTGCTGCAGAGCCTCTGCGGTCAGGTGACCAAGCTGAGGCTGGACGACGCCGCGGCGCTGCAGGAGAACGGGATGAGGAACGCAGCGTG GGAGTTGGACTCAGCCATGGAGCGCCGtctggaggagatggagaggaggctGAAGGAGCACGTGGACCGCCGCCTGGACGCTCTGGAGGAGAAGCTGGAGAGGGCGCTGCTGAGCGCTCTGCCGCACGTCGCCCTCACCCAGCCAGCAGCGGCGTCCACGGGAGCGCCGGAGCAGACCGCCGCCACCGCGCCGGCCATTCACTGA
- the LOC121958841 gene encoding LOW QUALITY PROTEIN: ankyrin repeat and SOCS box protein 3-like (The sequence of the model RefSeq protein was modified relative to this genomic sequence to represent the inferred CDS: inserted 1 base in 1 codon; deleted 1 base in 1 codon) — MDFTECYRDTVSSVAAAARSGCRKRLRRLIKRGFSVDCRDNRGWNALHEAAAAGSKECVQEILSAAGAGSSRGCGAYVNSLTHEGESACYLAAQHGHLAVVRLLLKANANINQLTNDLSCPLYAAVDGGYQDVVDLLVRKGAEANRTHTASCWTCLHQAVYKGHSEIVRILVNVCNLEALDDHKISPLFVAAQYGQQDCLEILVSAGANVNTQAADLATPLLIASQEGHRACVDFLLDHGADPNTACSHDWPQLPIIHAAAEFGHIGILRRLIAVTDRVCDRGDGMVSPLYVAVHSHQSQSVDLLLREGYSPDAQDCTHILGIRSPLSFALCCTSNKTHSESVRLLVAAGASLSEEDWIYALATDKTDLLKLILEHRWIPRPDALTRGCSVSRHRGKSVLTLQEVRELLCVALNQVHFAACWLPLLLQAGLEPPLLLQPHMLLPAGWSRDSEVLNYLLEFVNWSTLSPSLKLVLDRRRAEKTWEPHFDSVPRLSHICRLQVRSALGPDRLMRTDVVQQLPVPSPLHDFLRFRDIPAASYTHSXPPSPLSDRIQRYRNTHQHRHVL, encoded by the exons ATGGACTTCACAGAGTGCTACAGAGACACCGTCTCCAGTGTTGCTGCTGCGGCTCGCTCAGGCTGCAGGAAGCGGCTCAGGAGGCTGATCAAAAGAGGCTTCAGCGTCGACTGTCGAGACAACCGTGGCTGGAACGCCCTGCACGAGGCGGCGGCCGCTGGCAGCAAGGAGTGCGTGCAGGAGATTTTGTCTGCTGCGGGCG CAGGCTCCTCCCGGGGCTGTGGTGCCTACGTGAACTCTCTGACACACGAGGGGGAATCTGCGTGTTACCTGGCGGCGCAGCATGGACACCTGGCTGTCGTCCGACTCCTCTTGAAAGCAAACGCCAACATCAACCAGCTCACAAACGACCTGTCCTGTCCTCTGTACGCAG CGGTAGACGGCGGGTACCAGGACGTGGTGGATCTGCTGGTCAGAAAAGGTGCGGAGGCCAACAGGACACACACGGCGTCCTGCTGGACCTGTCTTCATCAGGCCGTTTATAAG gGTCACAGTGAAATTGTGCGCATACTGGTCAACGTGTGCAACCTGGAGGCGCTGGATGACCACAAGATCTCCCCTCTGTTTGTGGCGGCTCAGTACGGACAGCAGGACTGCCTGGAAATCCTCGTCAGTGCTG GAGCGAACGTGAACACCCAGGCGGCGGATCTGGCCACGCCGCTGCTGATCGCCTCCCAGGAGGGCCACCGGGCGTGCGTGGATTTCCTGTTGGATCACGGAGCGGATCCCAACACAGCCTGCAGTCACGACTGGCCCCAGCTGCCCATC ATCCACGCCGCCGCCGAGTTTGGCCACATCGG GATCCTGAGGCGGCTGATCGCCGTCACGGATCGCGTGTGTGACCGCGGTGACGGCATGGTGAGCCCGCTGTACGTGGCCGTGCACAGCCACCAGAGCCAGAGCGTGGATCTGCTCCTGAGGGAGGGTTACAGCCCGGACGCCCAGGACTGCACCCACATCCTGGGCATCCGCTCCCCGCTGTCCTTCGCCCTGTGCTGCACGtccaataaaacacacag TGAATCTGTGAGGCTGCTGGTTGCTGCAGGAGCGAGTCTGAGCGAGGAGGACTGGATTTACGCTTTGGCCACCGACAAAACGGACCTGCTGAAGCTGATCCTGGAGCACCGGTGGATCCCTCGACCCGACGCTCTGACCCGGGGCTGCTCTGTGTCACGTCATCGTGGGAAAAGTGTGTTGACGCTGCAGGAAGTGAGGGAGCTGCTCTGCGTGGCTCTAAACCAAGTCCACTTTGCAGCCTGCTggcttcctctgctgctgcaggccgGACTGGaacctcctctgctgctgcagcctcacAT GTTGCTTCCAGCAGGTTGGAGCAGGGACAGTGAAGTGTTAAATTACCTGCTGGAGTTTGTAAACTGGTCGACTTTGTCTCCGTCGCTGAAACTCGTCCTGGATCGAAGACGAGCAGAGAAAACCTGGGAACCACATTTTG ACTCCGTCCCCCGTCTGTCTCACATCTGTCGGCTGCAGGTTCGGTCCGCGCTGGGCCCAGATCGCCTGATGAGGACTGATGTGGTCCAGCAGCTCCCGGTGCCGTCCCCGCTCCACGACTTCCTCCGGTTCAGAGACATCCCAGCAGCCtcctacacacact caccgcCGTCTCCGCTTTCTGACCGAATACAGAGATACCGCAACACGCACCAGCACAGACACGTCCTCTGA